The Bacillota bacterium genome contains a region encoding:
- a CDS encoding cupin domain-containing protein, producing the protein MGVRVANLETVALQPSDHSFCHLREKKESNVLRDSWVLISPENSPTRTLTAGYTTVYPGCRTGGHSHEDYEEVYHITKGKGIMTVGEEEFEVSAGDTFLVPFGLYHTVRNPYQGVLEYFWVISLNHEKAQK; encoded by the coding sequence ATGGGAGTTAGGGTTGCAAACTTAGAAACGGTTGCTCTACAACCTAGCGATCATTCCTTCTGCCACCTGCGAGAAAAGAAAGAATCCAATGTCCTTCGAGATTCGTGGGTGCTTATTTCTCCGGAGAATTCACCAACAAGAACATTAACGGCCGGTTATACCACCGTCTATCCCGGATGCCGTACTGGTGGACATTCTCACGAGGACTATGAAGAAGTTTATCACATTACCAAGGGTAAGGGTATCATGACAGTGGGCGAGGAAGAATTCGAGGTCTCGGCCGGAGATACTTTTTTAGTCCCTTTTGGGCTTTACCACACCGTACGCAATCCTTACCAAGGCGTGCTGGAGTACTTCTGGGTGATTTCTCTAAATCATGAGAAGGCACAGAAGTAG
- the xylB gene encoding xylulokinase, with product MLRRTCLLSVDIGTESARAALLTPDGQVVASSSQEYALNCPHPGWAEQDPESWWGATVYNIRTILERAPDVDVVAVGIGGQMHAPVPIDLEGRLVFRAIPLWCDKRTEPQCQAARVILDEEESLRITGNPIVASWTGFKFKWIKENHPEVYVRTVKFLSCKDYLNLRLTGQCFTDYSEASGTYLFDAKCGAWSAELCSALGIDPAKLPDIANASDVIGTVTKEAAELTGLKAGTPVVAGGGDMMCILLGAGIVSDGMACDITGTAADISVFTPEPLYDMRLMHLHHVAPKGGWISFGILDSGGGSYKWFKDNFCLAQVEEARERGISPYQVLSEGAATIPAGSEGLLFFPYLLGERTLGSSASRGVFFGFTPRHTINHCSRAIMEGVSFDLRQSLEIIEAKGVPINEVRAIGGGAKSPVWCEIKSNVYGKPVKTLANFEGGIVGASMLAGLGVGLYSSVEDAVDSLVRLEKVFPPDAELAQRYDRFYELYKSLHDSFQPYYRKLSELVS from the coding sequence ATGCTGAGGCGGACGTGTCTATTAAGTGTGGATATCGGAACCGAAAGCGCCCGCGCGGCTCTTCTCACTCCAGATGGTCAGGTTGTGGCCAGTTCCTCTCAAGAATACGCGCTCAATTGCCCGCACCCTGGCTGGGCGGAACAAGATCCCGAGAGTTGGTGGGGGGCTACTGTCTACAACATCCGGACGATCCTCGAGAGAGCCCCTGATGTCGACGTCGTTGCCGTCGGCATCGGCGGACAGATGCACGCACCGGTACCTATTGATTTAGAAGGTAGATTGGTGTTTCGCGCTATTCCGCTGTGGTGCGACAAGCGTACCGAGCCTCAATGCCAGGCGGCCCGGGTCATTCTCGACGAAGAAGAATCGCTGCGGATCACGGGAAATCCCATTGTTGCCTCATGGACGGGCTTCAAGTTTAAGTGGATCAAGGAAAACCACCCGGAGGTATATGTCAGGACGGTAAAGTTCCTGTCCTGCAAGGATTATTTGAATCTGCGTCTGACGGGCCAGTGTTTCACTGATTACTCTGAAGCTTCGGGGACCTACCTCTTTGACGCTAAGTGCGGTGCATGGTCGGCTGAGCTATGTTCAGCCCTGGGTATAGACCCCGCGAAGCTGCCGGACATTGCCAATGCGTCCGATGTCATAGGCACGGTGACAAAGGAAGCGGCGGAGTTGACGGGCTTGAAGGCGGGCACCCCCGTGGTAGCGGGTGGCGGCGATATGATGTGCATTCTACTTGGAGCAGGAATCGTCTCAGATGGCATGGCCTGCGATATAACGGGGACTGCCGCAGATATCTCAGTTTTCACTCCCGAGCCGTTATATGATATGCGGTTGATGCATCTACACCATGTGGCTCCCAAAGGGGGCTGGATTTCATTCGGTATTTTGGATTCGGGTGGCGGGAGTTACAAATGGTTTAAGGACAACTTTTGTCTTGCACAGGTCGAGGAAGCGCGTGAAAGGGGAATTTCGCCCTACCAGGTGCTGAGCGAGGGGGCCGCCACCATTCCTGCCGGGTCCGAAGGACTTCTTTTCTTCCCGTATCTTTTGGGGGAACGTACGTTGGGTAGCAGCGCCAGCCGTGGTGTATTCTTTGGTTTCACTCCCAGACATACCATTAACCACTGTTCGCGAGCCATTATGGAAGGGGTAAGCTTCGATCTGCGTCAGAGCCTTGAGATTATTGAGGCGAAAGGCGTGCCTATCAACGAAGTTCGCGCCATCGGAGGAGGGGCGAAGAGCCCGGTTTGGTGTGAGATTAAATCCAACGTTTACGGGAAGCCCGTAAAGACTTTGGCGAATTTCGAAGGTGGTATCGTGGGGGCGTCGATGCTTGCGGGTCTTGGCGTGGGTCTTTACAGCAGTGTAGAGGATGCAGTGGATTCATTGGTCAGGTTGGAGAAGGTATTTCCCCCGGATGCGGAATTAGCGCAACGATATGATAGGTTCTATGAATTATATAAATCCTTGCACGACAGTTTTCAGCCTTATTATAGAAAGCTCTCGGAGTTGGTAAGTTAG
- a CDS encoding phosphoglycerate dehydrogenase, whose protein sequence is MGWKVLITARSFGQGDPEPFRILTQAKCEVVKSPLDRPLTGEELGKLIGDADAVIVGNDIVDASVIERGRALKVISRYGVGTDNIDIAAASMRGIYVTNTPGVNDHSVADLAVGMMIALARGIPKVCNWTRAGEWKRFFGSEVYGKVLGVIGVGRIGREVVRRVQGFDMLTLCYDIKPDQELINKYQVEYLDLDEVLRKADFVSIHVPLLPSTRKLIGKRELGLMKPTAYLINLARGGIVDEDALYDALQGGVIAGAAIDVFEKEPPVNSPLIQLDDIIVTPHIGGYTVESVKRMSTLAAENVISVLRGEACKYVVNPEAQRA, encoded by the coding sequence ATGGGATGGAAGGTATTGATCACCGCACGCTCTTTCGGGCAAGGAGACCCCGAACCCTTTCGGATTTTGACGCAAGCGAAATGCGAGGTAGTAAAGAGCCCTCTCGATCGACCTCTTACGGGAGAGGAGTTGGGAAAGCTGATTGGAGATGCCGATGCCGTGATTGTCGGCAATGATATCGTAGATGCCTCCGTTATCGAGAGGGGAAGGGCTTTGAAGGTGATCTCCCGCTATGGCGTGGGCACCGATAATATCGACATAGCGGCCGCCTCAATGAGGGGTATCTACGTGACGAACACCCCGGGCGTAAACGACCACTCCGTGGCGGATCTTGCTGTTGGGATGATGATTGCATTAGCTCGAGGTATCCCCAAGGTATGCAACTGGACAAGGGCCGGGGAATGGAAACGATTCTTCGGGTCGGAGGTTTATGGCAAGGTTTTGGGAGTAATCGGTGTTGGACGCATAGGTCGTGAGGTTGTCCGCCGGGTACAGGGCTTTGACATGCTCACGTTATGCTACGATATCAAGCCCGATCAAGAACTCATTAATAAATATCAGGTAGAATACCTGGATCTTGATGAAGTGTTACGGAAGGCGGATTTCGTCTCTATCCACGTGCCTCTCCTGCCATCTACGAGAAAGCTCATCGGGAAGCGCGAACTGGGTTTGATGAAGCCAACCGCTTATCTTATCAACCTTGCGAGGGGCGGTATCGTGGACGAGGATGCTCTATATGACGCTTTACAGGGAGGGGTAATAGCCGGCGCAGCTATCGACGTGTTTGAAAAAGAGCCTCCAGTAAATTCCCCTTTGATTCAGTTGGATGACATAATCGTTACCCCTCACATCGGGGGTTACACTGTGGAGAGCGTGAAGCGAATGAGTACCCTCGCGGCTGAGAATGTCATATCAGTGTTGCGGGGCGAGGCCTGTAAATACGTGGTTAACCCGGAGGCCCAGAGGGCATGA
- the eda gene encoding bifunctional 4-hydroxy-2-oxoglutarate aldolase/2-dehydro-3-deoxy-phosphogluconate aldolase, with protein sequence MDRPGQLELIKETGVVAIVRGTNADTMLRVADAIHAGGVRAIEVTMNTPDAIDMIRILSTEVSDRMLVGVGTVLDAPTARMAILAGAQFILAPNLDEEVIRICHMYGRLVIPGVLTPTEVVRAWSLGADIVKIFPAGSVGPRYIRELRGPLGHIDMMAVGGVTVENAGDFIRAGAVALGVGSELVDRSAVAEGRFDTLTRNAKAFIGAVKEAKTG encoded by the coding sequence TTGGACCGGCCAGGACAGCTCGAGTTGATCAAAGAGACTGGTGTAGTGGCAATTGTGCGGGGCACGAATGCTGACACAATGTTGAGGGTTGCCGATGCCATCCATGCAGGGGGCGTGCGGGCCATAGAAGTGACCATGAACACCCCAGATGCTATCGACATGATCCGGATCCTCTCTACCGAGGTAAGCGATAGGATGCTCGTTGGGGTTGGTACTGTCCTTGATGCCCCAACTGCGAGGATGGCCATTCTCGCTGGCGCACAGTTTATTTTGGCGCCAAACCTGGATGAGGAAGTTATAAGAATCTGTCACATGTACGGGAGGCTCGTTATCCCCGGTGTGTTAACTCCTACGGAGGTTGTGAGGGCCTGGAGCCTGGGTGCTGACATTGTAAAAATATTCCCGGCTGGTTCCGTGGGGCCGCGCTATATCCGTGAGTTGCGAGGTCCGCTGGGGCACATTGATATGATGGCTGTCGGCGGCGTAACTGTAGAGAACGCTGGAGATTTTATTCGAGCGGGTGCCGTTGCGCTGGGTGTCGGCAGCGAACTTGTTGACCGAAGTGCAGTGGCGGAGGGGAGGTTCGATACACTAACTAGAAACGCTAAGGCTTTTATCGGTGCTGTTAAAGAAGCTAAAACGGGGTAG
- a CDS encoding sugar ABC transporter substrate-binding protein, translating to MLEVFRKNVYQIIFLLICLIVGMAAATQGASKPYAGQTVKIITWETATATAIQKLIPEFEKETGIKVMFEIYPEPVLREKVMLDLASRSGAYDIFLLDGWLTAEYAKAGYVIPLDDLLKNNKSEWFCEDFAPKYLDALRYDGKLWGLPYYGHVGILMYRKDLFEKLGLGVPETTDELMTAAAKLTQKPDRYGIAFRAIKGEDNTIITTSWTWVFGGRWLDEKNMPVVDSPEFIKGVTWIKDILQKYGPPDVSRYSWVEVEKAFTTGRVGMIFDASDFVGRIEDPKRSQIAGKIGYALAPAGPNIPRTKRYASHLFTAGMGINADSRHKEAAWLFLQWMTSSEVQQRTLLEGNNTGVTSLAVLNSNQFRKAYQGVDVILKALELANPEYMPHITVYSELCDIIGTHISAVVAGMEEPADAMKKAKLEMYRALSRAGLIKR from the coding sequence ATGTTAGAGGTATTTCGGAAAAATGTTTACCAGATTATATTTCTACTAATTTGCCTTATTGTGGGGATGGCAGCAGCAACGCAAGGAGCTTCTAAACCGTATGCCGGTCAGACTGTTAAGATTATAACTTGGGAGACTGCGACCGCAACAGCTATACAAAAGCTAATACCTGAATTCGAGAAAGAAACTGGTATTAAGGTTATGTTCGAAATATACCCTGAGCCTGTGCTCCGCGAGAAGGTTATGCTTGATTTAGCCTCCCGGAGCGGCGCATATGATATCTTTTTACTCGATGGTTGGCTGACTGCCGAGTACGCGAAGGCGGGTTATGTAATTCCACTGGATGATCTTCTCAAGAACAATAAGAGTGAATGGTTCTGTGAGGACTTTGCTCCAAAGTACCTCGATGCCCTCCGGTACGATGGTAAGCTTTGGGGGCTTCCGTACTACGGCCATGTCGGTATCCTGATGTATAGAAAGGACCTATTTGAGAAACTTGGTCTGGGTGTTCCGGAGACTACTGATGAGCTCATGACGGCTGCAGCTAAACTGACGCAAAAACCGGATCGTTACGGCATTGCTTTCAGGGCGATTAAGGGTGAAGACAATACCATCATAACTACCTCCTGGACATGGGTCTTTGGTGGCCGCTGGCTCGACGAGAAAAACATGCCCGTAGTTGACAGCCCGGAGTTCATCAAGGGTGTAACATGGATCAAGGATATCCTTCAGAAGTATGGTCCGCCCGATGTATCGAGGTACAGCTGGGTGGAAGTCGAGAAAGCATTTACAACCGGCAGAGTCGGGATGATCTTTGATGCATCGGATTTCGTCGGCAGGATCGAGGATCCCAAGCGGTCTCAAATTGCGGGTAAGATCGGCTACGCCCTAGCCCCGGCCGGCCCCAATATCCCCAGAACGAAAAGGTATGCGTCTCATTTGTTCACCGCGGGCATGGGTATCAACGCGGACTCAAGGCACAAGGAAGCCGCGTGGCTTTTCCTTCAGTGGATGACAAGTTCGGAAGTGCAGCAGAGAACACTCCTGGAAGGCAACAATACCGGTGTAACCAGTCTGGCTGTTCTTAACAGCAATCAATTCCGAAAAGCTTACCAGGGGGTTGACGTGATACTCAAGGCATTGGAACTAGCTAATCCTGAGTACATGCCGCATATCACCGTATATTCCGAACTGTGCGACATTATCGGCACACACATTTCTGCAGTAGTAGCTGGTATGGAGGAACCAGCAGATGCGATGAAAAAGGCAAAGCTTGAGATGTACCGGGCACTTAGTCGAGCAGGTTTGATTAAGCGCTAA
- a CDS encoding sugar ABC transporter permease, with product MDKTGGKFVRLLPQLGYRQKTLIMMLSPAILVLLVITVFPFFYLVGVSFSGLELAKPYLGSPFVGFANYIDLLTNERFWNSVKLTAIFTACALTIEFLAGFGLALMLKDKFPGKNLVLPLFLIPMVIPPVVVGLSWRFLFDATIGFVNYIIGFLGISGKSWLADPSLALITIIVADIWQWTPFMMLVLLAGFQSLPIEPFEASKVDGATGFQTFRYITLPLMQGAIMVAILIRSIDIFRAFDVIYMMTEGGPGTATETMSIYSYLMGFSYFRTGAASAFAVIMLAITIFVCQIFLKFMRREEVT from the coding sequence TTGGATAAAACTGGGGGGAAATTCGTGCGTTTATTACCGCAGCTCGGGTATAGACAGAAAACATTGATAATGATGTTGAGTCCCGCGATCCTAGTTTTATTAGTCATAACTGTATTTCCCTTTTTCTACTTAGTAGGAGTGAGTTTTAGCGGGCTTGAACTAGCTAAGCCTTATCTGGGATCTCCATTTGTGGGATTTGCAAACTATATAGACTTACTAACTAATGAACGGTTTTGGAACTCTGTCAAGCTGACGGCAATATTCACTGCTTGTGCATTGACAATCGAGTTTCTCGCAGGTTTTGGGTTGGCGCTTATGTTGAAGGATAAGTTTCCCGGTAAGAACCTTGTTTTGCCGCTATTCCTTATTCCAATGGTCATACCTCCTGTTGTAGTTGGTCTGAGCTGGCGATTTCTGTTTGATGCTACCATCGGTTTTGTTAACTATATAATCGGATTCCTCGGAATATCTGGTAAGTCATGGCTAGCCGATCCGTCTCTAGCCCTCATTACTATCATCGTGGCCGATATCTGGCAATGGACACCTTTTATGATGCTGGTGCTCCTTGCTGGCTTCCAGTCGCTCCCCATCGAGCCTTTTGAAGCGAGTAAAGTGGACGGAGCGACCGGATTCCAGACCTTTAGATACATAACGTTGCCGCTCATGCAAGGAGCTATTATGGTAGCAATCTTAATACGTAGCATTGATATTTTTCGCGCCTTTGACGTGATATATATGATGACTGAGGGTGGACCAGGGACCGCTACGGAGACTATGAGCATTTATTCTTATCTTATGGGATTTAGCTATTTTAGGACTGGTGCGGCATCTGCCTTCGCGGTAATTATGCTGGCAATTACAATATTTGTCTGCCAAATCTTTCTTAAATTCATGAGGCGGGAGGAAGTAACCTAA
- a CDS encoding carbohydrate ABC transporter permease — translation MKWPRLALTYVVVILSLVFFLFPVYWVLSTSLKTEVQAFSMPPVWWFKPTLENYRAVVTGSYLRSFLNSLIVSAGSIAISLLIGTPAAYALSRFDFKRKKDLAFWILSTRMAPAVGVALPMFLFMKFFKLIDTHFSLIILYITFNLSFVIWMMRGFFEEIPKELDESGLVDGCSPFKAFTRIVMPLAAPGLVATAIFCFIFSWNEFFFALVMTRTATKTIPVAIAGYIGIYGIRWGEMSAAALIGALPIIIFASLVQKHLVRGLTLGAVK, via the coding sequence ATGAAGTGGCCGAGGTTAGCTCTTACATATGTCGTAGTCATACTCTCTCTTGTGTTCTTCCTGTTCCCGGTTTACTGGGTTCTTTCAACGTCCCTGAAGACCGAGGTGCAAGCGTTTTCCATGCCGCCGGTCTGGTGGTTCAAGCCCACTTTAGAGAACTACAGGGCAGTCGTTACGGGCTCTTATCTTAGATCTTTCCTTAATAGTCTTATAGTGAGTGCTGGTAGCATCGCCATTTCGCTTCTTATAGGTACACCAGCCGCTTATGCTCTTTCTCGATTCGATTTCAAAAGAAAAAAGGACCTGGCTTTTTGGATTCTATCGACCCGGATGGCTCCGGCTGTGGGCGTTGCTTTGCCGATGTTTTTATTCATGAAATTCTTCAAGCTCATCGATACTCACTTTTCCCTCATCATACTTTACATCACATTTAACCTTTCCTTTGTTATTTGGATGATGCGTGGTTTTTTCGAAGAGATACCGAAAGAGCTTGATGAATCGGGATTGGTTGACGGGTGCTCACCTTTCAAAGCGTTCACCAGGATTGTGATGCCCCTGGCGGCACCAGGGCTAGTGGCTACTGCCATATTTTGCTTTATCTTTTCGTGGAATGAGTTTTTCTTTGCCCTCGTGATGACCCGCACGGCGACTAAAACAATCCCGGTAGCAATTGCAGGATATATTGGGATATACGGGATACGCTGGGGGGAAATGAGTGCTGCGGCGCTAATTGGTGCTTTACCCATCATAATCTTCGCATCACTGGTCCAGAAACATCTAGTGCGCGGGCTTACACTTGGGGCGGTCAAGTAG